Part of the candidate division KSB1 bacterium genome is shown below.
TAGCGTTTTTCGATTTTCTCTAACTTTTCCAGCACACCACAACCTGTCGTTTGCTAAGGCAAATTCCCCCATACATTTTTCGGCCGCCGGAGGCGGGAACCGTTTCACGCAAAAACAGTTGCGCTCAATCTCCCTTGCGGCGGCTGAAACAAAAAACGGAATGGCTCTCGACGCCGAGCTTCCATTCCGTTCCGATCGATTTGGGTCAAAGAGAATTACTTTTTCGCAGCGCCGTAATTGGCATACTTTTTCATAAACTTGTCGACCCGCCCGGCCGTATCGATGAGCTTCTGTTTGCCGGTGAAATACGGGTGGCATTGCGAACAGATTTCTACCGTGATATCGCCGACCGTCGAACGAGTCTGAAACGTATTGCCGCAGGCGCAGCGAACAGTCCCCAATTTGTATTCAGGATGAATGCCCTTTTTCAACCGTGTTCTCCTCTCTTGCGTCGTTGAGTATTAACTGCTGATAAATTTAATCTTTATCAGCGAAATATGCAAGCACTTTAAACGCTCATCGACTCGAGGAACGCCTTATTGGAGCGCGTGCCCTGCATTTTGCTGAGCAAAAATTCCATTGCCTCTACCGTCGACAGTTCGGAGAGCAGTTTGCGCAAGATCCACACGCGATTGAGCTCCTTCGCATCCATCAGCAGTTCTTCTTTGCGCGTGCCGGAACGGTTGACGTCGATGGCCGGAAAGATGCGGCGGTCGGAGAGTCGACGATCGAGCACCAATTCCATGTTGCCCGTACCCTTGAACTCTTCAAAGATGACCTCGTCCATACGGCTGCCGGTGTCGATCAGGGCTGTGGCGATGATGGTCAGGCTGCCGCCCTCTTCGACGTTGCGCGCCGCGCCGAAGAAACGCTTCGGACGGTGCAGCGCATTGGCATCGACGCCGCCGGACAAAATCTTGCCGGAATGCGGCACCACGGCGTTGTGGGCGCGCGCCAGTCTCGTAATCGAGTCCAGCAAAATACAGACGTCCTTTCCGTACTCCACCAATCGCTTGGCTTTTTCGAGCACCATGTCGGCCACCTGAACATGCCGTTCCGCGGGCTCATCAAACGTCGAGCTGATCACCTCCGCTTTGACGGAACGCGCCATGTCGGTCACCTCTTCCGGCCGTTCGTCGATCAACAGCACGATCAGGATGATCTCCGGGTGGTTCTGCGTGATGCTGTTGGCGATCTGCTGCAGGAGAATGGTCTTACCGGTTTTCGGCTGCGCCACGATCAAACCGCGCTGCCCTTTGCCGATCGGCGTCAGCAGATTCATGATGCGCATGGAGTAGTTTTTAGGATCGGTCTCGAGGTTGATGCGTTCGCTGGGATAGAGCGGCGTCAGGTTGTCAAAGAGAATCTTGTTCTTGGCCTCATCCGGGTGTTCGAAATTGATCGCCTCGACCTTCAGCAGAGCAAAAAAGCGCTCGTTCTCTTTCGGCGGGCGGATTTGCCCCGAAATCGTGTCGCCGGTGCGCATGCCGAACCGCTTGATCTGCGACGGCGAAACATAAATATCATCCGGTCCCGGCAGATAGTTATAGTCGGGCGAACGCAGGAATCCATAGCCGTCCGGCAGCACCTCCAGAACGCCTTCGGCAAAGATAAGACCCTCTTTTTCGGTCTGCTTTTCGATGATCTTGAAGATCAACTCACTCTTTTTCATCCCCGTTACGCCGGTAACGCCCAGTTCTTGCGCCAACTTGGTCAGCTCGGCGATCTTTTTAGTCTTCAGTTCTGCAATGTCCATTGGAACCCTCGTAACAATAAATAGCTAAATTCGGATTGTTCTTCTCTACAATTCTTTAAAAATTCGGCAAGGTCTTATTTCTTGGAAGGATATGCGTTATGATAATTTCTCCCACAATTCTCGGCTATAAGGCCAACTCATCCACCGGATTAAAAAAATGGGCTTGTTGCAAATCAGGAACCACCGTGCAGGAATCGCCTGCATGAAAATCATCTTGCGGGTGAGTGCGGGCGATGATCACATCGTCTCCGGCGCGCAGATAAACCAGCGTTTCGTTGCCCATAGGCTCCACGACATCGACGACGGCAGGGAAAGAGGGTTGCGAAGGCGGCTTCTCTCCCTGCCGGAAGCATGTCAAATGCTCGGGACGGATGCCCAGCTCGATCGTTTTGCCGACGAACGGAAGCAGCCGATCGGCAGCCTCCGTTTTAAGTTCAAGCCGCATAAAAGGCGTAACAAAAGCCAAACCCTCCTGCCGCTCGATTTTTCCGCTGATAAAGTTCATGGCCGGGCTGCCGATAAAACCGGCGACGAATTTATTTTTCGGCTTACGATAGAGTCCCAACGGCGAATCGATTTGCTGAATAACGCCGTCGCGCATGACCACGATGCGGTTGCCGAGCGTCATCGCCTCAACCTGGTCATGCGTGACGTAAATCATAGTCGTCTGCAGGCGATGATGCAGCCGCGAGATCTCGGCGCGCATCTGCACACGCATTTTGGCATCCAAGTTTGAGAGCGGCTCGTCGAACAAGAAAACCTTCGGCTTTCGTACAATGGCGCGTCCCACCGCCACCCGCTGCCGCTGGCCGCCGGAGAGCGCTTTAGGCCGACGATCAAGCAAATGGCCGATACCCAAAATCTCTGCCGCCTCGCGCACGCGACGGTCAATCTCCGCCTTGGGAAACCGACGAAGCGTTAAACCGAATGCCATGTTCTCATAAACCGTCATGTGCGGATAAAGGGCATAGTTTTGAAAGACCATCGCGATGTCGCGATCTTTGGGCGGCACCGAGTTGACCACTTGGCCGTCGATAAGCAGCTCGCCCGAGGTTATTTCTTCCAACCCCGCAATCATCCGCAACAACGTGGACTTGCCGCACCCCGACGGGCCGACCAAAACAATAAACTCGCGATCATCGACGAACAAATCGGCTTCCTTTACGGCGACAACCTGTCCGTCATAAACCTTACTGACTCGCCTTAACTCTACCGTCGCCACAAAGTACCCAGAGGTTACAGGTGGATGGGATGCTCTCCGTATATAACTGCCTTGTCTTTTCTATGGTCACGCAGCAAATGGAGAAAATTCGGAGTGAT
Proteins encoded:
- the ugpC gene encoding sn-glycerol-3-phosphate ABC transporter ATP-binding protein UgpC, producing MATVELRRVSKVYDGQVVAVKEADLFVDDREFIVLVGPSGCGKSTLLRMIAGLEEITSGELLIDGQVVNSVPPKDRDIAMVFQNYALYPHMTVYENMAFGLTLRRFPKAEIDRRVREAAEILGIGHLLDRRPKALSGGQRQRVAVGRAIVRKPKVFLFDEPLSNLDAKMRVQMRAEISRLHHRLQTTMIYVTHDQVEAMTLGNRIVVMRDGVIQQIDSPLGLYRKPKNKFVAGFIGSPAMNFISGKIERQEGLAFVTPFMRLELKTEAADRLLPFVGKTIELGIRPEHLTCFRQGEKPPSQPSFPAVVDVVEPMGNETLVYLRAGDDVIIARTHPQDDFHAGDSCTVVPDLQQAHFFNPVDELAL
- the rpmE gene encoding 50S ribosomal protein L31 encodes the protein MKKGIHPEYKLGTVRCACGNTFQTRSTVGDITVEICSQCHPYFTGKQKLIDTAGRVDKFMKKYANYGAAKK
- the rho gene encoding transcription termination factor Rho, producing MDIAELKTKKIAELTKLAQELGVTGVTGMKKSELIFKIIEKQTEKEGLIFAEGVLEVLPDGYGFLRSPDYNYLPGPDDIYVSPSQIKRFGMRTGDTISGQIRPPKENERFFALLKVEAINFEHPDEAKNKILFDNLTPLYPSERINLETDPKNYSMRIMNLLTPIGKGQRGLIVAQPKTGKTILLQQIANSITQNHPEIILIVLLIDERPEEVTDMARSVKAEVISSTFDEPAERHVQVADMVLEKAKRLVEYGKDVCILLDSITRLARAHNAVVPHSGKILSGGVDANALHRPKRFFGAARNVEEGGSLTIIATALIDTGSRMDEVIFEEFKGTGNMELVLDRRLSDRRIFPAIDVNRSGTRKEELLMDAKELNRVWILRKLLSELSTVEAMEFLLSKMQGTRSNKAFLESMSV